The following are encoded in a window of Ranitomeya variabilis isolate aRanVar5 chromosome 8, aRanVar5.hap1, whole genome shotgun sequence genomic DNA:
- the EMP1 gene encoding epithelial membrane protein 1, translated as MLVILAAVFVVHIAVTIMLFVATISNVWLKESTGITSQGIWLYCQSGTCTSIFGQISADQQPSMRAVEAFMILAIIFCCFALMSFIAQLFTMEKGCRFYITGALMLVCFICILIAVSIYTARFGYTAGFYHAYCFILAWICFCLSFILAILYMVLRKK; from the exons ATGTTGGTCATCCTAGCTGCCGTGTTTGTGGTTCACATTGCCGTCACTATCATGCTCTTTGTGGCCACCATTTCCAAT GTTTGGCTAAAAGAAAGCACCGGGATAACGTCACAGGGTATATGGCTGTACTGCCAGAGTGGGACTTGTACAAGTATATTTGGCCAAATTAGTGCTGATCAAC AACCTTCTATGAGGGCAGTGGAAGCTTTCATGATCCTGGCCATTATCTTCTGCTGTTTTGCACTGATGTCATTCATCGCACAGCTCTTCACAATGGAAAAAGGATGCCGTTTCTACATTACAGGAGCTTTGATGCTGGTCTGCT TCATCTGCATTCTTATTGCAGTTTCCATCTACACGGCGAGATTTGGATATACCGCAGGATTTTACCATGCATATTGCTTCATATTAGCATGGATCTGCTTCTGCCTCAGCTTTATACTTGCCATCCTCTATATGGTTCTGCGGAAGAAGTAA